GATCACCACCGTGGTCTGCCTGCGCGCGCCCGGCATGACCATGTACCGGATGCCGATCTTCACCTGGAACATCCTGATCACCAGCATCCTGATCCTGCTCGCCTTCCCGATCCTGACCGCGGCCCTGTTCGGGCTGCTGGCGGATCGACATCTGGGCGCGCACGTGTTCGACCCGGCCAATGGCGGGGTGATCCTCTGGCAACACCTGTTCTGGTTCTTCGGCCATCCAGAGGTCTATATCGTCGCGCTACCGTTCTTCGGGATCGTGTCGGAGATCTTCCCGGTTTTCAGCCGCAAACCGGTGTTCGGCTACAAGGGCTTGGTCTTCGCGACGCTGGCGATCGCCGCGCTGTCCGTTGCGGTGTGGGCGCACCACATGTATGCCACCGGCGCCGTGCTGCTGCCCTTCTTCTCCTTCATGACGTTCCTCATCGCGGTGCCGACCGGCGTGAAGTTCTTCAACTGGATCGGCACGATGTGGAAGGGCCAGCTGTCCTTCGAGACGCCGATGATCTTCTCGATGGGCTTCATCGTCACGTTCCTCTTCGGCGGCCTGACCGGCATCCTGCTGGCCGCGCCGGCGATCGACTTCCACGTGTCGGACAGCTACTTCGTGGTGGCGCACTTCCACTACGTGCTCTACGGCACGATCGTGTTCGCGACCTTCGCCGGGATCTACTTCTGGTTCCCGAAGATCACCGGCCGGATGATGGACGAGAAGCTCGGGAAGTGGCACTTCTGGACCACGTTCATCGGCTTCCACGCCACGTTCCTGGTGCAGCACTGGCTCGGTGCCGAGGGCATGCCCCGCCGCTACGCGGACTATCTGGCCAGCGACGGGTTCACCACGCTGAACACGATCTCCACGATCGGCGCGTACATCCTCGGTGCGTCCACGCTGCCGTTCATCTGGAACGTGTTCAAGAGCTACCGCTACGGCGAGATCGTGACCGTCGACGACCCGTGGGGCTACGGCAACTCCCTGGAGTGGGCCACGTCCTGCCCGCCGCCGCGGCACAACTTCACCGAGTTGCCCCGGATCCGCTCCGAGCGTCCGGCGTTCGAGCTGCACTATCCGCACATGGTGGAGCGACTGCACACCGAAGGCGAGATCGGGTTCTTCGGCAAGCCACGCCATGTGGCCGCGCCTTCGCAGAAGCTGGTCGAGGCCACCATGCCCGGTGACCACGACAAGGACAACGCGAGCGAGCGGTAGCCTCGCGGCAGACCTCGAACGAGGCGGGCGTCCCCGCACCCAGGGCCGCCCGCCTTTTTCGTGCCCGGAAAGCTGTGAAGGGTCCCTTCACAGCCGCAGAGTCCAGAGGCCCGGCAAAGTTGGTCGAGGACTCGTGATCGGCAGAGAGAGTCGTGGCTGCCGCGTCATCATCGACGACGCCTGCCCTCTCGATCGATTGCGCCCGGCAACGCACGATGCGGCGGTGTTCGAGACGCGCGACCACCTCGCGCTGTGCGCCAGACCTGTCCCGGGTCTGTGAAGGGGCCCTTCACGGACTCAGAGTCTGTGAAGGGTCCCTTCACGGACCTTCACGGACCTTCACGGACCTCCGCAGTCTGCGCAGGGCCCCACACCGACTTTGCCGACACCTTGGCCGCAGAGTCCGTGAAGGGGCCCTTCACGGACCTTCACCGACCTCCGCGGTCTGCGACGGCGTCTCGGAACCGCCCACAATCGCCCGTTCGTGGAGTGCGGGTGTGAAGCCGGGCACGCGGGCATGCTGCATTCCGGCCGGGAGGGCCAGACTGGTCGGGTCTCGCATCCGCCTTACGAGGGAGAGCTCCCAGTGACCCAGACTCCCGTGCTCATCACCACCACCGGGCCGGACAAGCCGGGTGTTTCGTCCGTGCTGTTCGCCGTGCTGACCCGGCACGACGTGGACGTGCTCGACGTCGAACAGGTGGTGATCCGGGGGCAGCTGGTGCTGGGTGTGCTGGCCGGCGTCTACCGCGATCCGGAGGGGCTGCAGGAGTCCGTGGAACAGGCTATGGCGACCGTCGGGATGGAGGTCGAGGTCCGCATCGGCGACGCGATCGGTGCCGATCCGTTCGCGCTCGGGCGGCGCGATTCCTCGCACGTGCTGGTGGTGCTCGGGCGCCCGGTGACCGCGCGCGCGTTCTCCGAGGTGGCTCGCCGGCTGGCCTCGGTCGGCGCGAACATCGACTCGATCCGCAGCGTCGCCGACTACCCGGTGACCGGCCTGGAGCTGTACGTCTCGGTGCGGGAGGACAGCGAGATCGCCGACGCCGAGCTGCGTTCCGAACTGGCCGACGCGGCCTCCACGGCCGGGATCGACGTTGCGGTGGAGCGGGCGGGCATCACGCGCCGGGCGAAGCGGCTCGTCGTCTTCGACGTGGACTCCACGTTGGTGCAGGGCGAAGTGATCGAGATGCTGGGCGCGCACGCCGGTGTCGAGGAGCAGGTCCGCGAGATCACCGAGGCCGCCATGCGCGGCGAGCTGAACTTCACCGAATCGCTCGAACGCCGGGTGGCGCTGCTGGCCGGGCTGCCGGCCTCGGTGATGGACGAGGTCGCCGCCCAGCTCGAACTCACGCCCGGCGCCCGGACCACGGTGCGCACGCTCAAGCGGATGGGCTTCCGCTGCGGTGTGGTGTCCGGCGGGTTCTCACAGATCATCGAGCACCTGGTGGCGGATCTCGGGCTGGACTTCGCGGCCGCGAACGAACTTGAGGTGGCAGACGGCAAGCTCACCGGCCGGGTGACCGGCGAGGTCGTCGACCGCGCGGGCAAGGCGACCGCGTTGCGCCGGTTCGCCGGGGAGTACGGGGTTCCGCTCGGCGCCTGCGTCGCGGTCGGCGACGGGGCCAACGACATCGACATGCTCGCCGCCGCCGGGATGGGCGTGGCATTCAACGCGAAGCCCGCGCTCAAGGAGGTCGCGGACACCGCGATCTCCCACCCGTATCTGGACGCGGTGCTGTTCGTCCTCGGCGTGACCCGGGCCGAGGTGGAGGCGGCGGACGCGGCGGACGGGCTCGATCTGGTGCGCCAGTGAGCCAGATTCTCGAACCACTGCGCAGCCGTTACGCGTACTGGCTGGGCATGCCCGCGGAGGCGACGTCCGACACTTCCGACGAAGATCCGGACCAGGTGCGCGCGATGCCGATCATCCTGCGCATCGAACGTGCCGAGCCGCCCGGCCGGACCGCGTTGCTGGAGGCGGCTGCCGCGGCTGCGGTCGCGGTCTGCCTGGACGAGCGTTCCGAGGCCGGCGGGGAATGGGCCGAACCCGTCCATTTGTGGCTGGACAATCGGATCCGGAAGGTTTCCCGACGGGCTCGTGGGGCGCATTGGCGAGCGGTGCTCGACTTGCCCGGAGTCACCGTGGAAGTCGGCGGAGCGGAGGTCCGGGCACTGGTGCCGGGGCTGGTTTCCGAAGCGCCGAAAGAGGTTTCCCGGTTGCAGATCTCCGGGAGCGAGCTGCCGATGGATACCCCCGGAGCGGCTCCGGGCAATGTGCCGGTGCTGCTGCTCAATCCCGACGTGGCGATGACTGTCGGGAAGGCCGCCGCTCAGGTCGGGCACGCCACGATGATTCTCGCGTCGCTCCTGCCGGACGAGGCGCTGGGTGCGTGGGCGGCGCGGGGGTATCGGGTGGCGGTGCGGACGCCTTCTTTGGCGCGGTGGAAGGAATTGTGCCCGATCGAGGATCCGGAAGGGGGCTGGCGGAACGATCGGGTGGTGGCGGTGCGCGACGCCGGGTTCACCGAGGTGGAGCCGGGGACCATCACTGTGCTCGCGCAGTATCCGGAGGGCGGGATTTCGGGATGACGCTTGAAGTACGGCGTGCGGGCGAGCACCGGTTCGTCGGGCGCAATGATCGTGGGGCGGAGGTCGTGCTGGGGAGGGCCGGGGCGGAGGGGGCGTTCTCCCCGGTGGAGTTGCTGCAGATCGCGGTGGCGGGGTGTTCTGCAGTGACGGCGGAGGAGCTGATCGTGCGGAGGGTGGGGGAGGACGCGGAGTTCCGGGTGGTGGTGAGTGCGGATCGGCGGGTGGGGGTGGCGGAGCTGGACGGGGTCCGGGTGGTGTTCGAGGTGGATCTGGCGGGAGTGGCGGGGGATGTTCGGGAGGGGATGGTCCGGGCGGTGGAACGTGCGGTGGAGCGGTTGTGCACGGTGCGGAGGACGTTGGTGAAGGGCGTGCCGGTGGTGGAGGAGTTCTCCGGCTCGGAGCGGTGAGCCGGCACCTCGGGACGTCGTAAGGCTGTGAAGGGTCCCTTCACAGCCGCTGAATCCAGGGTGTCGGCAAAGTCGGTGTGGAGGTCTGTGAAGGG
This Amycolatopsis sulphurea DNA region includes the following protein-coding sequences:
- the serB gene encoding phosphoserine phosphatase SerB; translated protein: MTQTPVLITTTGPDKPGVSSVLFAVLTRHDVDVLDVEQVVIRGQLVLGVLAGVYRDPEGLQESVEQAMATVGMEVEVRIGDAIGADPFALGRRDSSHVLVVLGRPVTARAFSEVARRLASVGANIDSIRSVADYPVTGLELYVSVREDSEIADAELRSELADAASTAGIDVAVERAGITRRAKRLVVFDVDSTLVQGEVIEMLGAHAGVEEQVREITEAAMRGELNFTESLERRVALLAGLPASVMDEVAAQLELTPGARTTVRTLKRMGFRCGVVSGGFSQIIEHLVADLGLDFAAANELEVADGKLTGRVTGEVVDRAGKATALRRFAGEYGVPLGACVAVGDGANDIDMLAAAGMGVAFNAKPALKEVADTAISHPYLDAVLFVLGVTRAEVEAADAADGLDLVRQ
- a CDS encoding peptidyl-tRNA hydrolase, with protein sequence MSQILEPLRSRYAYWLGMPAEATSDTSDEDPDQVRAMPIILRIERAEPPGRTALLEAAAAAAVAVCLDERSEAGGEWAEPVHLWLDNRIRKVSRRARGAHWRAVLDLPGVTVEVGGAEVRALVPGLVSEAPKEVSRLQISGSELPMDTPGAAPGNVPVLLLNPDVAMTVGKAAAQVGHATMILASLLPDEALGAWAARGYRVAVRTPSLARWKELCPIEDPEGGWRNDRVVAVRDAGFTEVEPGTITVLAQYPEGGISG
- the ctaD gene encoding cytochrome c oxidase subunit I produces the protein MTAVAPKPIATRPYPARESVKGSYLLRLFRTTDHKQIGIMYLVTSFAFFMAGGAMAMLIRTELARPGQQFLSQEQYNQLFTMHGTVMLLLYATPILFGFANFILPLQIGSPDVAFPRLNAFSYWLYLFGGLIVLSGFLTPGGAADFGWFAYTPLSDAIHSPGVGADLWIAGLAVSGLGTILGAVNMITTVVCLRAPGMTMYRMPIFTWNILITSILILLAFPILTAALFGLLADRHLGAHVFDPANGGVILWQHLFWFFGHPEVYIVALPFFGIVSEIFPVFSRKPVFGYKGLVFATLAIAALSVAVWAHHMYATGAVLLPFFSFMTFLIAVPTGVKFFNWIGTMWKGQLSFETPMIFSMGFIVTFLFGGLTGILLAAPAIDFHVSDSYFVVAHFHYVLYGTIVFATFAGIYFWFPKITGRMMDEKLGKWHFWTTFIGFHATFLVQHWLGAEGMPRRYADYLASDGFTTLNTISTIGAYILGASTLPFIWNVFKSYRYGEIVTVDDPWGYGNSLEWATSCPPPRHNFTELPRIRSERPAFELHYPHMVERLHTEGEIGFFGKPRHVAAPSQKLVEATMPGDHDKDNASER
- a CDS encoding OsmC family protein; this translates as MTLEVRRAGEHRFVGRNDRGAEVVLGRAGAEGAFSPVELLQIAVAGCSAVTAEELIVRRVGEDAEFRVVVSADRRVGVAELDGVRVVFEVDLAGVAGDVREGMVRAVERAVERLCTVRRTLVKGVPVVEEFSGSER